The genomic region TGCTTCTTTGATTTTAGCAAGAGCATTGCGTGTCATCAGATACGTTCCTTTAATATTGATATCCACCATGTTGTCTATTTCCTCATTGGTGGTATCCTCCAAATATCTCTCAAAATAGATCCCTGCATTGTTCACTAAAATATCCAGTTGCGGGATATGGGATAGTGCTGACTTAATTTGGCCATCATCGCGAATATCAACATGATAGAACGGAAACTCCTCCGGCGGCTTTTGAATATCAAAGATAATGACCTCTATCCCCGCCTCTTTCAGCCTCCCGGCAGTAGCCAATCCCATTCCGGAACTGCCGCCTGTGACAACCGCCACTTTTTTACCTTCCATAACCATCACCTATCATCAAAGAAATTCCTGACTGTGAAAATATATTATATCACCGGCAATATGTCTTTAAGCTGCAGCAAATCCGCAATAATATAATCAATCTTCACATCAGAATCCGTGTTCTTATGTTTTGGATTATACCAGCAAGAGTCCATCTTGCTGTTTTGAGCCCCGACCATATCCGCTTCAAGGCTATCGCCGATGAGCAGCACGTCCCTGGGCTCCAACCTGCTTCTTCTCAAGCACTCCTCAAAAAATCGGACACTGGGCTTTTCATGGCCGATATGGTCAGAGACAAATACATCTGTAAAATAAGGCAATAAGCCGGCTAGCTCCAGACGTTTCAGCTGGGTTTTCAAAATACCGTTGGAGGTCACAAAGAGTTGGTAGCGAGCGCTTAAATAGCCCAGGGATTCCGCCGCATGGGGTTCAGTGAAAAACTCTTCCGCCAATCTCTCCTGAAACATCGTCTGCAAAGGGATATGGGAGTTCCCAAGCTTTAGCTGTTTAAATAATTCCTGAAATCTAAGGTTGATAACATCTTGAACGGTAAGTTCGCCTTGTTTTTGCCGAAGCCATAATCGCTGGTCTATGCTGCGGAACAGCTCGTAAACGGTGTCATTGTAGTCCATACTGAAATGACGGAATGTCTTGCCCAGTGCTTCCCGACTGCACTGTTCGAAATTCAGAAGGGTATCATCCACATCAAAAAATAACGCTTTATACACTGAGCTATCCTCCTGAGTTATCTATTTTCGCCAATAGCCCCCAAGGGTTTATTTCATCTTTAGTATAACAGGTATAGCTTCTCAGACGAAGCGCTTTTGAGCGTTCATGTTTTACCCCGTTCACGAAAGGCCCATCCCAAATACGACGGCACTGTCGTATTTGGGATGGGCCTTTGCTTATGCTAGGGATATTTCGCTCCTGGTCTATCCCTTTTTCATCTCATCCAGATATTTAATGGCGCTCAGAGCCGCCGTTCCTCCTTCCCCTACCGCCTTGTTCAGCTGATAGGGTTGTCCGGAGCAGTCTCCGGCGGCAAAGAGTCCCGGAATACCGGTCTCCAGCTCCCGGTTCACCTTGATGGCGCCTTTCTCGATTTCCAATCCCGGAACGATCTGCTCCGCCGGCAGGCTTTCCCGGAGCACGAAGACACCGTCAACTGAGATCTCTTCATTATCCAAGACCAGCTTTTCTACCTTTTGGGTGCCGGAAATCTCCTTAACCCTGGCTTTCTTTTGAATGATTCTGGAATCAAGCTGCCCTACCTCTTTGTAGAAAGGCAGATAATAGACTTCAGCGCAGATCTCAGCCATGAAATTGGCTTCAGCTTCTCCTTCGTGGCTGTAGGAAACAATGGCCACCTTTTTCCCTTTGTACAAAGGTCCGTCGCAAGTGGCACAATAGCCCACTCCCCTGCCCAGAAGCTCCGTCTCCCCGGGAAGAAGCTTGGTAGGCGATACCCCTGTGGCCAAAATCACCGCATCGGCTTCAAAGGATTCATTATTGCCGACCAGGGTGAAAGGCGGTCCGGGATAAATATTGAGAACTTTCCAGGGTACAACCTCAATGCCCATGGCTTTTACGTGGTTTAAGAAATTCTGCCGCAAGTCCTCCCCTTTGATTTCATGAAAACCCAGGTAATTATCAATCTGGGGAGCTTTAGCTAATTTAGGACTGCAAAAGTCACTTCCCAAAAGAATAAAGTCTTTATTTCGAATTTTGGCATTTAAGGCGGCAGACATCCCGGCGGGACCGCACCCGACAATAGCCAGTTGATAACGAGATTTTAATTGAAACCCTTCACTCATCTTCTATAACCTCCTTTGTTATCTTTATCATATTCTCCAGAAACTATCGGAATCCCTTTTCTCTCAGCAAGACCAATTTTAAGATTATTTAAAGCCAACCTTTTACAATAGTTAGTATCGGCAAAGACGATGAGCACCAACCATAAAAATTTTAATTGTATCGGATTAATCTTTTATGCTAAAATTTGTTTTACTGTGTTTAATCATTGAAGCCATCACTAAACTTGAGAAAAGGGAGAGACACCATGATTTCTTTTATTCTGACCTTAAAACGATTACTATCCGCTGTTTATCGCATAATGAAGGAAAAAGCCTTTAAATCTTTACTGGTATCCTTGGCATTGATTTTGCTTTCCGGCACTCTTTTCTATAAACAAGTCGAAGGATGGTCCTTGCTGGATTCTTTCTATTTTGCTTTTGTCAGTCTCATTCCCACCAGTGTCTCTACCGGTTTTGTTCCCCAAACCGATCTGAGCAAGTGGTTCACGATGATTTATCTTGTTGTCGGTGTCGGGGTTATGCTAATGATATTAATCATGATCGGCTTTGCCGTTGTCAATTTTGAAAAATCGGAGCAGGAAGAGCTTAAGCAGAAAATAGTCGATAAGATGGATTAGGACTTCTCATCCAGCAAAAAACCACGCTTCATTTGAGGCGTGGTTTTTCATCTTCCGTGTTCAAGTCATTCACTTGAGCTGCTCTGTGCGAACCGACTCTTTAACATGACTTCTTCCCCCATTATAGGCAGCCAGGACCAGCTCGATATAGCTTTCACTCAGTCCCGAAAAGCATTCTGGAATTTACGTGTCAGAGCTCCGCGCTTTTCCAGATGGGCCAGGCAGGCGCGCAGGCAGCCCTGACCGACGCACAGCCCGGCAGGAGAGTGGAAATACTGCTGGGCGTTGCGGGCATAGCTTACCTTGTCATTGACATTGGCTGCGATTTCCTCTCTGCTTGGGCGCGGTTTTCCGTCTGCGGTATGGGTTTTGGTGCCGTCAATGATATTTTGCGCATAGGCCTTGACTTCGTCCGGTGCGAAGGGGCTGAGGGCCCCGCTGCCATGAGCAAGAGCGCATTTCCCTTCGTCCAGGGAGAAGCGTTTGATAAGGGTTACATTGGGGACATCCACGTCGTCCTTTTCGTTGCTGAGCAGGGCTTTGGCGGGGCAGTGACGGACGCATTCCCGGCATCCGTCGCAGATGGGCGTTTGCAGGATGGGACTCGGCGTCAGCGGGGCGTCTGTGATCAAGAAAAAAATACGCTGGGCAGGGCCGAATTCCGGTGTCAGCAGAACGCGGCTGAGACCGATCTGCCCAACGCCGCACAACACACCCGCGATGCGGTGATTGATAAAAACATCCGGAGCCGGCTTTGCCGTACCGTCCCCGCCCAGGGCCGGCTTTCCCGGAGGAGTCGTTAAACGGCCGCTGCTGTACATCACGGTGGTTGCTTCGTAGCCGTGATCTTCAATAAAGCTGGCCAATTTGCGCTGCACCATGGGAGCAAAGATAGTATTGATATCTGAAAATCCCGTCAAGGTGTAGGCACTGAAGTAGGTGCCCTCTTCCACACCGCGATAGGAACCTCTGTGGACCCGAAAACCAATGCAGATCACTGATTTGGCTTTGGGCATAATTGTTCGGGGATGATTTTCAACAGGCGCATGATCCCAGCGGTCGATGGAGCCGATGCCAACCAGATCCGCTCCGTATTCACGGGCGGCGCGCTTTACCTCTTCTGCTTTTAGCATAATCACACCTCTGATCTTAAAAATGGTTGGATCCCTCATCGTAGGGAAACAGCGGCGTTGACAGGTACCGCTCACCGGTATCCGGCAGAAGCACAACGATTTTCTTGCCTTCCAGTTCTCTTCTGGCCGCAATCCTGGTGGCCGCATAGAGGGCGGCGCCGGATGAAACCCCGACCAGGAGTCCTTCCGATTTCGCCACTTCTCTGGAGGCTTCAAAGGCTTCCTCGTTTTTGACCTGGAATATTTCATCCACGAAGCTTGGATTGAATACTTTGGGAATAAAGCCGGCGCCAATTCCCTGAATAGCATGTGGGCCCGGCTGTCCGCCCGAAAGAACGGGAGAATTATAAGGCTCAACAGCCACAACCTTGATTCCTGGATTTACCGCCTTCAGGGCTTCTCCTACGCCGGTAACCGTTCCGCCCGTACCTACTCCTGCTACAAAGACGTCTACCTTCCCTTCGGTATCCTTCAGTATTTCCCTGGCTGTCGTCTCCCGGTGAAAGGAAGGGTTGACCGGATTGCTGAACTGATCGGGAATAAACGCTTTACTTATTTGTTCTTTTAATTCTTCGGCCTTGCGGATGGCACCGCCCATGCCCTGAGTGCCCGGCGTCAGCACCAGGTCCGCGCCCAGCGCCCGCAAAAGCCGCCGTCTTTCCACGCTCATGGTATCCGGCATGACCAGGACAATCCTGTATCCCTTGGCTGCCGCTACAAAGGCAAGGCCGATGCCGGTATTGCCGCTGGTCGGCTCAATAATCGTCGTATCCTGATCGATAGCACCCTGTTTTTCGGCATCCTCGATCATGGCGTAAGCGATTCTATCCTTGACACTGCTCAGTGGATTGAAGTATTCCAGCTTGGCGATGATTTCAGCGAATAGGTTTTTGCCTTTTGCATATCGGTTCAAGCGCAGCAACGGCGTTTTTCCGATTAAATCCGTCAGATTATCTGCGATTTTTGGCATAGGGTTCCTCCCTCTTTCATTGTTGTGTCCTTACAGGCAAGGTTTTTCAAGGTGGTCAGGTGCCTCCCCAGTCTCATGGCGTATCCGCTCCGTCCCGCCAGCGGAAGCTGCGCTTTTCAACCTTTTCAAGAGTATAATTGAGGGTTACGCCAAACACGGCCATGACGATCAGGACAGCGTACATTTCCGGGATTTTAAAATTGGACTGATAGAAGAAAAGAGCATAGCCAAGCCCCTTGCTGGCCCCCATCATCTCTGCGGCGATCAGGATCAGGATGGATACGGTGGCGGAGATGCGCATCCCTGCAAAAATATAAGGCAGGGATGCGGGCAGGACAACGGTTCCGAAGAGCCGCAGGCTGCCGACGCCCATGGAGCGCGCCGCCTTAATAAGCTGAGGGTCCACATTGCGCACACCGGCTATGGTGTTGAGGAGGGTCGCCCAGAGAACCCCCCACAAGATGACCATGGTTTTGGAAAACTCCCCGATGCCGAAGAACATGACGAATACGGGCAAAAGGGCCAGGGTAGGCATGTTCCGGAACACTTGGAGAAGAGGATAAAGGAACACCTCTGCCTTTTTAAACCATCCGATGACAAGCCCCAAGGGAATAGCGACAAACATTCCCAGAGTAAAGCCGCTGAGGGAACGCATCAGACTGATTGAGCAGTGTTTCCATAACTCACCGCTGGCGGCCAGGCCGTATAATGCTTTAATGACCTTGGAGAACGGGGGGAAAAACACCGGATTGAAAATCTCAAGGCGCGCGCAGATTTCCCATATCAAGATGAAGACAATAATGGCAAGGGATGAATTGAACAGGTGGGTTGCCTTTTTTGTAAATTCTTTCATAGATCTACTTCCCTATCGCTTACTTTCCTATATTGGCATCGGACGCGGGGATGTCCTCGGGGACAAATTGATTGGTGTAAACCTCTTCGGGGCTGATATCCCCGTGTTCCCAAAGACCCATCGTTTCGGCGATCTCAAACCAATCCTCGATATACGCCGGGTCGATGCTTTTGTTTTGGTCAAAATTGTTGGAGCTTAAATCGGCCGGATCCAGCTTCAGATATTCACCGGCCTCTTGCTTGGCGTAATCCAGGTTGTTATTCACAAATACTCTGGCGCGGTACATGGCGTTGACAAATCCCTGCACAACGTCGGGATGAGCTTCGATAAACTCATCGGAGAAAGCCCGGGCTGAGAAGCCTGCTCCAGGGCTATGGAAAATATCCCAGCTTGTAGCAAGCAGACGCACATCACCTTGTCTGAGCGCCACACCGCCATAAGGTGTATGGGAAGTGGTAACGTCGATCAGTCCCTGAGTGACGGCCTGTTCCGCCTGACCCGGCTGGTTCATCGTCACAAATTCAACGCTGTCAGGATCAAGACCCTTGTTTTTAAGATAATACTTGATGTATCCGTCCGTGCAGACTCCGCTGAAGCTGACGCTCACCTTTTTCCCCACCAGATCGTCCAACGTCTTAAGGGGACTGTCTTTTTTGACGAGATACATGATATGGGGGTTATCAGCATCGTCCACAAAGCCGGGGGCCACCTGGGTTATCTTGACACCTGCCAGACGCGCCTTCGCAATATCCGCCGGGTGTCCCTGAGTAACCACATCGATAATTCCCTGGGCCAGGGCCTGATATTGGGTCACCCCCTGTCCCAGGGAACCGACATACTCGATTTGAATGCCTTCGTCTGCAAAAAATCCCAGCTTATCGGCGATGATAGTGTCGCTGAAGGTGGTCTGCGTAACCACTTTAAGTACGAAAGGTTTGCCCTCCGCTGTCGCTCCCGGTTCTGAAGAACCCTGGGGTGCCGGCTGAGGGGCACTTGCCGACGAAGTGCAGCCTGAAAGTACCAGGGTCAGCGCCATGAAGAAGGTGAGGACGAGAGAGCTGAATCTTTTTTGTTTTAAAAGGGATTTTTTCATTTTAATACCTCATTTCTTGGTCATTGCAGTTTGCATGTTGATTAGGTTACAAAAGCGCTGAAGGAGAAATTTCATCAGCAATGCTCCCATGGCTGTGATGTTTCCCGGGTTGCTCCACATCGTTGAGAATTTCCCAGATGAATCGGGTGATGGAGCTGTAGTCGGCCGAAGCGCGCATATCTCCTGCAGTGCGTGGACGGGGAAGATTGATATCCAGGATTTTTTTAATTCTGCCCGGATGTTTGGTCATCACCACGACCCTGTCCGAAAGCAGCACAGCCTCCTCAATGCTGTGGGTGATAAACAGAATGGTTTTTTGGGTTTTTTCCCAGATGCGCAGAAGCTCATCCTGGAGAACCTCCCGGGTCTGCACATCCACCGCCGCAAAGGGTTCATCCATCAGAAGAACTGCCGGATCATAGGCAAGGGAACGTGCGATAGCAACCCTTTGACGCATCCCACCGGAAAGTTCATTGGGATAGCGGTTTTCGAAGCCGTTCAGCCCCACAAGGTCGATATATTTTTTGACAATAGCCTCCCGCTGCTTTTTCGGTACACGCTTGACTTCCAGGCCGTATTCCACATTCCTCTTGGTGGTGCGCCAAGGGAAAAGGGCGTATCCCTGCATGATAAAGCCGCGGTCCAAGGCAGGACCGGTAGCCCGCTTGCCGTCGATATAGATTTCACCCTCCTTTGACTTGGTAAGTCCTGAAACAATGTCAAGAAGAGTGGATTTCCCGCAGCCCGAGGGACCGACGATGGATACAAATTCCCCCTGCCGGATGGACAGGCTGAAATTTTCCAGTGCCACAAATTCCTCCACACTCTTTTGTCCCGGATTGCGTATAAAGAAACTTTGCCTAAGATCCTTGAGCACGATTTTAGCATCTTCTCCGCTGTTTGAAGCCGAACCTCGCTTCTCCACCGCTACTGACATATACATTCTCCCTTTCATAAGTTTTCTCTGGATAGCTCCGGACGTTAATCCGGAGCCCCCCTCCTTTTTTAAGCGGGCTCAACCAGCCGCCCCCTCTCCATAATCAAATGTCGATTGCCGTATGGGATAAATTCAGGATTATGGGTGACAAGGACGATAGCCACACCGCTCTTCGCTACGGAGGAAAAGAGCTTCATGACCTCATCCCCTGTTTCAGGATCAAGATCTCCCGTCGGTTCGTCCGCCAGAAGCAGAGTCGGAGAGTTGATCAGGCTGCGGGCGATGGTGATTCTGCGCAGTTCTCCACCAGAAAGCTCTCCGGGGTAGGCGTTTCTCAAATGGGGAATGCCCATTTGCTCCAGCAAGCCCCGGGCCCTATCCACAGGCCCTTGCCCCGGGCGGTAAAAGCGGAACGGCAGCAGCACATTATCGAGAACGGTTAAATTTGGGAGCAGGCTCTGGCCCTGGGGAATGAAGCCAATCTGTTCGTTGCGCAGCCGGGACAGCTTATCGTCCCTGAGGTTGGAAAGCTTCCGTCCGTTGAAAACAACCGTTCCCTGGGTTGGGGGCAACAAACCGGCCAGCAGGTTTAAAAGCGTACTTTTACCGCTGCCCGAGCGCCCTGTTATCAAGATAAAATCCTCTTTGCCAATGGAGAGACTGACATCGTTGAGGGCTAAAAATGGTTCTCCGCCTCTTCTATATTCCTTTTGGAGGTTTTCAGCCTGTAAAAGCATTGGTCAATCACCTCCCGGCCGGAGCGCTTTGTCCGTCAGGCTGCCTATTCTGGCCGAGGAAACAGCTGAGGTAAGAAGCCCCACAGCAACCGCTATCACAAATCCGCTCAAACTAATGACGAGGCTGCTTAAGTGCCCGGGTGTTACATAAGGCAGTGATAGCTCCCGTTCAATCAGCGGACGGAATGAAAAGGCCAGAACACCGAATAACAACACACCCGCCCCGGCTCCCGTTATACTGGTCAGGAATGTTTCCGTCAGGATCAAATAGGTCAGCCATTTTCGGGAAGACCCCAGCGCTCTGTAGACGGCAAACTCCCGTTTTCTTTCATTGAGCGTGACGGCAAATACAATCATCAGAACCCCCACGGACACCCCCCACAAGATGATCAGCAAAGCGAAACAAAAGGTGAGCAAGGCGTTGATA from Desulfitobacterium chlororespirans DSM 11544 harbors:
- a CDS encoding NAD(P)/FAD-dependent oxidoreductase, with the protein product MSEGFQLKSRYQLAIVGCGPAGMSAALNAKIRNKDFILLGSDFCSPKLAKAPQIDNYLGFHEIKGEDLRQNFLNHVKAMGIEVVPWKVLNIYPGPPFTLVGNNESFEADAVILATGVSPTKLLPGETELLGRGVGYCATCDGPLYKGKKVAIVSYSHEGEAEANFMAEICAEVYYLPFYKEVGQLDSRIIQKKARVKEISGTQKVEKLVLDNEEISVDGVFVLRESLPAEQIVPGLEIEKGAIKVNRELETGIPGLFAAGDCSGQPYQLNKAVGEGGTAALSAIKYLDEMKKG
- the cysK gene encoding cysteine synthase A — translated: MPKIADNLTDLIGKTPLLRLNRYAKGKNLFAEIIAKLEYFNPLSSVKDRIAYAMIEDAEKQGAIDQDTTIIEPTSGNTGIGLAFVAAAKGYRIVLVMPDTMSVERRRLLRALGADLVLTPGTQGMGGAIRKAEELKEQISKAFIPDQFSNPVNPSFHRETTAREILKDTEGKVDVFVAGVGTGGTVTGVGEALKAVNPGIKVVAVEPYNSPVLSGGQPGPHAIQGIGAGFIPKVFNPSFVDEIFQVKNEEAFEASREVAKSEGLLVGVSSGAALYAATRIAARRELEGKKIVVLLPDTGERYLSTPLFPYDEGSNHF
- a CDS encoding ABC transporter substrate-binding protein: MKKSLLKQKRFSSLVLTFFMALTLVLSGCTSSASAPQPAPQGSSEPGATAEGKPFVLKVVTQTTFSDTIIADKLGFFADEGIQIEYVGSLGQGVTQYQALAQGIIDVVTQGHPADIAKARLAGVKITQVAPGFVDDADNPHIMYLVKKDSPLKTLDDLVGKKVSVSFSGVCTDGYIKYYLKNKGLDPDSVEFVTMNQPGQAEQAVTQGLIDVTTSHTPYGGVALRQGDVRLLATSWDIFHSPGAGFSARAFSDEFIEAHPDVVQGFVNAMYRARVFVNNNLDYAKQEAGEYLKLDPADLSSNNFDQNKSIDPAYIEDWFEIAETMGLWEHGDISPEEVYTNQFVPEDIPASDANIGK
- a CDS encoding (4Fe-4S)-binding protein — protein: MLKAEEVKRAAREYGADLVGIGSIDRWDHAPVENHPRTIMPKAKSVICIGFRVHRGSYRGVEEGTYFSAYTLTGFSDINTIFAPMVQRKLASFIEDHGYEATTVMYSSGRLTTPPGKPALGGDGTAKPAPDVFINHRIAGVLCGVGQIGLSRVLLTPEFGPAQRIFFLITDAPLTPSPILQTPICDGCRECVRHCPAKALLSNEKDDVDVPNVTLIKRFSLDEGKCALAHGSGALSPFAPDEVKAYAQNIIDGTKTHTADGKPRPSREEIAANVNDKVSYARNAQQYFHSPAGLCVGQGCLRACLAHLEKRGALTRKFQNAFRD
- a CDS encoding potassium channel family protein, giving the protein MISFILTLKRLLSAVYRIMKEKAFKSLLVSLALILLSGTLFYKQVEGWSLLDSFYFAFVSLIPTSVSTGFVPQTDLSKWFTMIYLVVGVGVMLMILIMIGFAVVNFEKSEQEELKQKIVDKMD
- a CDS encoding ABC transporter ATP-binding protein, with amino-acid sequence MLLQAENLQKEYRRGGEPFLALNDVSLSIGKEDFILITGRSGSGKSTLLNLLAGLLPPTQGTVVFNGRKLSNLRDDKLSRLRNEQIGFIPQGQSLLPNLTVLDNVLLPFRFYRPGQGPVDRARGLLEQMGIPHLRNAYPGELSGGELRRITIARSLINSPTLLLADEPTGDLDPETGDEVMKLFSSVAKSGVAIVLVTHNPEFIPYGNRHLIMERGRLVEPA
- a CDS encoding YjjG family noncanonical pyrimidine nucleotidase; amino-acid sequence: MYKALFFDVDDTLLNFEQCSREALGKTFRHFSMDYNDTVYELFRSIDQRLWLRQKQGELTVQDVINLRFQELFKQLKLGNSHIPLQTMFQERLAEEFFTEPHAAESLGYLSARYQLFVTSNGILKTQLKRLELAGLLPYFTDVFVSDHIGHEKPSVRFFEECLRRSRLEPRDVLLIGDSLEADMVGAQNSKMDSCWYNPKHKNTDSDVKIDYIIADLLQLKDILPVI
- a CDS encoding ABC transporter ATP-binding protein → MSVAVEKRGSASNSGEDAKIVLKDLRQSFFIRNPGQKSVEEFVALENFSLSIRQGEFVSIVGPSGCGKSTLLDIVSGLTKSKEGEIYIDGKRATGPALDRGFIMQGYALFPWRTTKRNVEYGLEVKRVPKKQREAIVKKYIDLVGLNGFENRYPNELSGGMRQRVAIARSLAYDPAVLLMDEPFAAVDVQTREVLQDELLRIWEKTQKTILFITHSIEEAVLLSDRVVVMTKHPGRIKKILDINLPRPRTAGDMRASADYSSITRFIWEILNDVEQPGKHHSHGSIADEISPSALL
- a CDS encoding ABC transporter permease, which produces MKEFTKKATHLFNSSLAIIVFILIWEICARLEIFNPVFFPPFSKVIKALYGLAASGELWKHCSISLMRSLSGFTLGMFVAIPLGLVIGWFKKAEVFLYPLLQVFRNMPTLALLPVFVMFFGIGEFSKTMVILWGVLWATLLNTIAGVRNVDPQLIKAARSMGVGSLRLFGTVVLPASLPYIFAGMRISATVSILILIAAEMMGASKGLGYALFFYQSNFKIPEMYAVLIVMAVFGVTLNYTLEKVEKRSFRWRDGADTP